GATAAAAGGCTTAATGTCCCGCTATTCAACCAATGGCGGGATTTTTTGTTTTTATAAGGTTTGATTGCGGAATATGAAAAAATGATTAAATTTGCAGCCTCTTTGTATCCGCCGTAGCCCTGGCCAAGGTGGGTAAAACAACTGAGAAGCCCAGTGATAGTCCTTCTACACTAAAGTTTCAAAGGATAAGCCGAAGTGGCGGAATTGGTAGACGCGCACGACTCAAACTCGTGTTCGAAAGAGTAAGGGTTCGATTCCCTTCTTCGGTACAAGACGGGAAAAGTTCATAAAATTTGAGCTTTTCCCGTTTTTATTTTCCGCCCAATGGCTTCGTATTAAAGGGATTGCCGAGAACATCGAATTTACTCTTGGGGTTCGATAAACGTGTTTTTCGTGATCATAGCGAATTCCCTCTGGGAACACCATTTTTTGAATTCTTCTTTTTTCTTCTAAATCGCCAGAAGACCATGCCTCACTGAGATTGGCGGCAGAACCTAATGCAATATCTATTGCATTTTCAAGGTTCGATAAATTAAAATGTGAATTTTCGATTTCATCGGTAAGGTCAGTTAATTCCTTATCAAATTCCTCCTTGTATTTTAGGTAAAGTTCACGATCGATTTCACCCAAAGCAAATCGTTTTCCTATTTTATTCAAATTCATTTGTAATGCAGACACCTGTTTTTCCAAACCGAGTGCATTTGCAATACTCTCTTCATGCATCTGAATAAATACCTGAATTAGCATTTCTTTCATCGGTTGTTTCAATTCAATATCAGTCAACTCATATTCTTTTAGCGTTTGTAAAAACAGTTCGTGCATCTGTTTTGCACTTTTGTTTTCTTTGCTTCCGATACGGTTATTCTTATAATAATAAATGTTCTTTCTTCTGACTAAATAACCCGTATAGGCCGTACCACAACTATCAGCAATAATGAATTGTTTTAACGGCAGATTTTCATCGTCTTTTTGATATGTGCCTCCGTAATTTTTTTGGTTTAATAAACCATTTACTTTCAGAAAGATTTCTTTCGACACAATTTGCGGATGACTGCCTTCTATAACTTCTCCGGGAATAATTGAGCTAACGATAATGCCACAGTAAATCGGATTTCTAAAATAATCGCTCAATTTTTTGTGTCCCTTTTTCCAACCTTGTTTTTTAAGTTGCTTTGTAATTTCGGAATAGGTAAGGTCGGTTTTCGCTTTTAATTCAAATGCTTTTTGCAATAGCTTTCCTTCTTTATTAATAACGAGATTGGGATATTTTCCTTTACCGGGATTTGTATTGTCGTAACCAAATGGAATAGCGCCACACACAAATCCTTTTCTAAGTTTTTCTTGCATTCCTGATACAGTTTTATCTCGGCGAATTGCATTGTCAAATTTGCTGAACGTAAAAAACATATCTTGTTGCAGAGCGCCTGATGATGTTGTTGAATCAACTTCTTGGGTTGCAGAAAGTAGAATAATTCCTCGCTTTTTTAATTGCTCGACAATGTAAGATCCATTTGCTCCTGTTCTTGAAAAGCGATCAAAAGAATAAACAATAATATATGCAATATCAACATGGCGTTTAACATAAGTCAGCATCTTTTGAAATTCTTTACGGTCATCACTTTTAGCTGATTCAAAAGTGCCACCGAAAGATTCAACAACAGTTAAATTTCTCTTTTTGGCGTGTAGCTCACAATATTTTTTCTGGGTTCCCAACGAAGCATTATTATCCGCTTGCTCTTTGGTGGAAACTCTAGTATAAATAACTGCTTTAGTTTTTCCTTCCGTTTTAAAGGCAATACCTTTTTTTGCAAACTGCCCAAAATTTTCCAATTGCTTATTGCTCATTCGTTTTGTGTTTTAATTTGTTCAGTCTGTTTATTTGTTTCAGGATGATGGTAGCATATTCTTCAAGCTGCTCAACAATTTCATTAGCCAATTCATCCGATAATTTTTCAAATCCTCTCATGGCTTTTAAAGTTGTTCCTATCATCTTTTTTCCATATTTCGCTTTCCACTGTTTCAGTTTTTCTAACTCAACTTTTATAAAATTCTGCTTTTCTTCTTGCGATCTTTCTACTTTTTTTCTTGACCTTTTCATTTTGCCTCCTCTCTCATTAACCCCTCGTGCTTATCCGCCAAAAGTGCAGTGTTCCTTCTTCTTGCTTTTTGAATTACTTCATGTTCATTGCCATTTCGGTCTTCATTAAATTTTCTCTTTGCATAAATTCAATTATAACATGCCGTAACGGATAAGAAATAAACGGCTCATTCATAACTTCAACCTTGCTTTTACTTTCGGGTACATGTTTCCCACTTTTTACTATCGTCGTTCCGTTCTTTTTGATCAACAGAGTAGCATCGGATTTGTGAACAAAAGTCTCGTACATCAACATACAGAATATACTATTCATCAAATCGGTGCTACCTTCATTAATTACTTTTTGCAATTCTAAATTGGTCTTTAATGCAAGATTAATTTGTGTTTGAAGTGATTTTACATCTTCCTCTTTCTTCAAATCTCCTTTCAATAATTGCAGTAGATAGTCCTGAACTTTGACCTTTTTTAGAACCACGCTTTTAACATTTCTAATCGCGTCATAGGACAATCCAAATTCACGAAGTTCTTTAACAAGTCGCAACCAGACATACTCAATGGCATTGTATTTTCTTCTGCCCTTAACGTTTTTTTCTTCAAGATACAATCCTGATTTTGTCCAGTCAAAAGAAACTTTATCACTTAAACCGATATGGGCAAGCGTAAATTTTTTGTCAGAAAGATATGCGATGAAGCGCATCGATTCTTCTATTCGTGTTTCTATTTGGCTTTTCTTTTTCATCTTAATTATTCATTTACCTTACCACAAGGTAAGCAAATATAATCAAAAAATACTAACCGTGTTTTTTTCGGCGGTTTATTAACAAACCTACTTTGCTAGCACATTTAGATTGTTCACCAAATCGTACAGATGCCTCTTGTTGACTAGCTTGTACACCATTAAATACGCCTTTTTTGGTGCAACATTTGCCAAATACAATACTTTTTGAATACCATCACTTGGCACACCGCTTTGTCTCAACACTTCGCTAATTGACAAAATTGCTAGTACTCTTTTAATGCTACTGAAATCTATTTCTATCAAACTCATACTTTAATTTTTAGTTAAACATTTATTCTACATTTACTCAAGCTTGACGGCTCAACCGGTAGTCGGATTTTTTTCATTTTCTTCTTTGACAAGTTTATTAATACCTTCCCTAAGCTTATCAGATTTAGAAATTGCCATCAATAACTGAACTACTTGGTTGACTCCCTTGTCTCCGAATTTTTCATAAAGTTCACTGAAGGCCTGATATCCTTCCTTTTGTTTTGTGTCTTCTTTCTTTTGTTCATCGGCGGATTCAACCTTCACTTCTGCATCAGGCACAGGTGGTGCGCCTGCAAGTGCGCCCTCCGGTGTTTTTCCTTTGAATATTCCTAGTAAGGAAATCCCTTCTTTTAACAAACTTGTCATGTCTGTTTTTTTGCGCAGCTCCTCCAACTCTTCTTGAAGTTCATCAATCAATTCTTCTTGATCGTCAACTTTTTGTTGCAGTGATACAATCAAATGTGCCTGATCGTTTTTTTCTAAAGCATCTTTAATTTTTTTATCAAAATCAATTGGATCAGCTCCATTAAGTGATTTTTCTTTTAGATAAAAAATATGCCTGTTGCAGTTGTTTGACTGACCGAAATAGAGAATGACCTCTACCGTTTCCGTAGAACCGTCAATCATCTCTTTATAATCATCAAAACTTCGTGGATTGGATGTTCTGTAAACACAAAACTCTCCATCAACCTTTATGGCGTAAAATCGCTCGCCATGTCCTTGTGATGGATTCAGCAACAATTTTTTCAAACGGCTGACATTATCATCACTGTAATTTTTAGTAAAAATTTGCTGACTTCTTCGTTCAGGAAAACCTCGTCTTTTCCAATTCTTCTTTCCGTCTTCTGGTTCCATAACAATATGTTTTATACCAAAGTTACGACCAGAATAAGGGCACGGGGGTACTTTTCTGCACCCCGTATTTCACTGATTTAAGAATTTTCTTTTCGATCTTTAATTTCTTGGTCGATTGCTTCAATCGCCTTATTTAATTGGAGTTTCTCGAAAAAAGGACGGATAAATTGTAAATCAGCTAAGTGCTTTTTATCTGACTTTTCTGATAAAATCCTTTTAAGAATTTGAGATTTTCTTGAATTGTCAATATGCGTTATAGGATGCTTCGTTAAAAGATGGGCAAAACGCGCAACGTCAGAATTATTTACATTAACCCTTGGTGTTATTCCAATTTGTTTTAATAAAAAGTGAAGTGCTAAAATTTGATGATGCTCAGTGAAAGATGTTGTGTAATCCAATTTTCGATTTCCCGGAATTTTTTTGTTTTCAATCACAGGAGCATCTATACTGAATGGCTCGGCTGTTTCATTTTTAGGATACGCTTCCAGTAAAAGTCTTACCGCCAAAAAATACGCGAGAAGGTCACTGATTTCATGAATCTCCAGTGATAACAGATACCACTCACTCTCAATCGTTTCTTCGACCAAAAAGGAAGATTCTTCGGGTTTATTTTGATAGAGTTCTTCCAAAAAAGTAATTTCCATTTCCGCTCTTTCTCGAACTAAATGCAGTTGGTCAATTGTTTTGATAATTGCATTTTCTTTATTTAGTCGGTAACAGTGCAGAAATAATTTGGACAATGCGCTGAAAAAAAATGAGTCCTTTGGCAATTTAGCGTTACGCTCAAAAAGCAAATTCCGGTAAAAGGATTGTGCATATTCCTTATTGTCTGACTCTTCAATCTTTTCTAAATAGAGTGATTCGAGTTCGTTATAATAGCCCAGAACCCAATCGTCAAATCCTCCCGTTTTTTCAGTCTCCATAATCGCATAACGCAAATTATGTGAGAATGTTATTTTTTAAAGTGTGTTTACCTATTAAGGCATTTTTCTATGATTATTTGGTTTTATTTTAGTAACTTAATGCCTTGAAAATATATTTTATGGATGATTTAGAAGTTGATAGTTTTTTAGAAAGCCACAAAGAAAAATGCAATACAGGCACTGATGATTTTAAACCTGATGATTTTAAAAAACTACTTGAAATAATTCGGTATATCCTCGATAATTGGAAAATACAATCTGGCACATGTATAGAATTAAAACAATATATCCCTGTATTAGAATCACACATTAAAGGAGATTCCGAGTTTATTGATATGTGCTGTATAGTTAATCGTGTTGTCATTAGCAAAAATATGGACGGA
This genomic stretch from Crocinitomicaceae bacterium harbors:
- a CDS encoding recombinase family protein, whose protein sequence is MSNKQLENFGQFAKKGIAFKTEGKTKAVIYTRVSTKEQADNNASLGTQKKYCELHAKKRNLTVVESFGGTFESAKSDDRKEFQKMLTYVKRHVDIAYIIVYSFDRFSRTGANGSYIVEQLKKRGIILLSATQEVDSTTSSGALQQDMFFTFSKFDNAIRRDKTVSGMQEKLRKGFVCGAIPFGYDNTNPGKGKYPNLVINKEGKLLQKAFELKAKTDLTYSEITKQLKKQGWKKGHKKLSDYFRNPIYCGIIVSSIIPGEVIEGSHPQIVSKEIFLKVNGLLNQKNYGGTYQKDDENLPLKQFIIADSCGTAYTGYLVRRKNIYYYKNNRIGSKENKSAKQMHELFLQTLKEYELTDIELKQPMKEMLIQVFIQMHEESIANALGLEKQVSALQMNLNKIGKRFALGEIDRELYLKYKEEFDKELTDLTDEIENSHFNLSNLENAIDIALGSAANLSEAWSSGDLEEKRRIQKMVFPEGIRYDHEKHVYRTPRVNSMFSAIPLIRSHWAENKNGKSSNFMNFSRLVPKKGIEPLLFRTRV
- a CDS encoding MerR family transcriptional regulator, with protein sequence MKKKSQIETRIEESMRFIAYLSDKKFTLAHIGLSDKVSFDWTKSGLYLEEKNVKGRRKYNAIEYVWLRLVKELREFGLSYDAIRNVKSVVLKKVKVQDYLLQLLKGDLKKEEDVKSLQTQINLALKTNLELQKVINEGSTDLMNSIFCMLMYETFVHKSDATLLIKKNGTTIVKSGKHVPESKSKVEVMNEPFISYPLRHVIIEFMQRENLMKTEMAMNMK